A window of the Zootoca vivipara chromosome 14, rZooViv1.1, whole genome shotgun sequence genome harbors these coding sequences:
- the EEF2K gene encoding eukaryotic elongation factor 2 kinase isoform X2, translated as MAEEDLIFHMECFDNTKPAKAVSGNYHDTDSEDDDNYYICPITDDPVANKAASDKVSNYYTNLMKNELNSSSASPRSSFDIKQAWKHAIEKAKHMPDPWAEFHLEDIETENATRYRYNAVTGEWVEDEVLIKMASQPFGRGAMRECFRTKKLSNFLHTHNWKGAFNYVAKRYIETVNRDVYFEDVRLQMEAKLWGEEYNRHKPPKQVDIVQTCIIEMKNRVGKPLFHLEHYIEGKYIKYNSNSGFVRDDNIRLTPQAFSHFTFERSGHQLIVVDIQGVGDLYTDPQIHTEGGTDFGDGNLGVRGMALFFHSHSCNKICKSMGLTPFDLSTKEKDALFRSNKLLENAKTVLRGTEEKCGSSRVRTVSGSRPPLLFRLSETSGDESMSDVAFDSLPSSPSSATPHSHKTEHLNWPVFNEVDNLVHDGLDNQRDSENGGDSGYPSEKRSEQEDIDHREKGHSNCNRRHEPDEDSLGSSARVSVEKWNLYNASRVHIHRPSCVAVEVQRLNALELEKKIGKSILGKVHLAMVRYHEAGRFCEKDQEWDEESAIFHLEHAADCGELEAIVGLGLMYSQLPHHILSEVTLEDIKENRIKGFDYLCRASEAGDRPSMILVARAFDTGMNLPPDRCRDWKEAVHWYDSALNMTDYDEGGEYDGTQDEPRYLLLAREAEMLMTGGFHLDKDPQRSGELLTEAAEAAMQAMKGRLANQYYQKAEEAWAMMEE; from the exons ATGGCGGAAGAAGACCTTATCTTTCACATGGAGTGCTTCGATAACACCAAGCCGGCGAAAGCAGTCTCTGGGAATTACCACGACACCGATAGCGAGGATGATGATAATTACTATATCTGCCCGATAACAGATGACCCTGTTGCAAACAAGGCGGCTAGTGACAAAGTCAGCAACTATTACACCAACTTGATGAAAAATGAGCTGAATTCATCCAGCGCTTCTCCGAGGAGTTCTTTTGACATCAAG CAAGCTTGGAAGCATGCCATTGAGAAAGCCAAGCACATGCCTGACCCGTGGGCGGAATTTCATCTGGAGGACATTGAAACAGAAAACGCAACACGTTACAG ATACAATGCTGTTACTGGAGAGTGGGTCGAGGATGAGGTTCTGATCAAAATGGCTTCACAG CCTTTTGGCCGTGGAGCAATGCGGGAATGCTTCAGAAC gaaaaagttATCTAATTTTTTACACACTCATAACTGGAAAGGTGCCTTTAACTATGTTGCCAAGAGATACATAGAAACCGTCAACAGGGATGTCTACTTTGAGGACGTGCGACTCCAAATGGAGGCCAAGCTGTGGGGAGAAGAGTATAACCGGCACAAGCCCCCCAAGCAG GTGGACATAGTCCAGACCTGTATCATTGAAATGAAGAACAGAGTTGGCAAGCCTCTGTTCCACCTGGAACATTACATCGAGGGCAAATACATCAAGTACAACTCAAACTCAGGATTTGTGCGAGACGACAACATCCGCCTCACCCCGCAG GCTTTTAGCCATTTCACGTTCGAACGCTCGGGACACCAGCTGATTGTCGTTGACATCCAAGGAGTCGGAGATCTTTACACAGACCCTCAGATCCACACAGAGGGTGGCACAGACTTTGGCGATGGCAACCTAG GTGTGCGAGGGATGGCCTTGTTCTTTCATTCTCATTCCTGCAACAAGATTTGCAAAAGCATGGGACTGACACCTTTTGACCTCTCCACCAAAGAGAAAGATGCCTTATTTCGAAGTAATAAATTGCTT gAAAATGCTAAGACCGTTCTGCGAGGCACAGAAGAAAAATGTGGCAGCAGCCGTGTTAGAACCGTCTCTGGCAGCCGGCCTCCTCTGCTTTTCCGTTTGTCCGAAACCTCTGGAGATGAGAGCATGAGTGATGTGGCATTCGACTCGTTGCCCTCTTCACCTTCATCAGCGACGCCCCACAGCCACAAAACTGAACATCTTA ACTGGCCGGTATTCAATGAAGTGGATAACTTGGTTCATGATGGCCTTGACAATCAACGA GACTCTGAAAATGGAGGTGACAGTGGATACCCCAGCGAAAAGAGGAGTGAACAAGAAGACATAGATCACCGAGAAAAA GGGCATTCCAATTGCAACCGAAGACATGAACCTGATGAAGACAGTTTGGGCAGCTCTGCACGg GTCAGTGTGGAGAAATGGAATCTCTACAACGCTTCCAGAGTTCACATTCACAGACCCTCCTGTGTGGCGGTGGAAGTGCAGAGACTCAATGCCTTGGAGCTTGAGAAGAAAATTGGGAAGTCCATCCTTGGGAAG GTCCACTTGGCCATGGTTCGGTATCACGAAGCAGGCCGTTTCTGTGAGAAAGACCAGGAGTGGGACGAGGAATCGGCCATTTTTCACCTGGAGCATGCAGCTGACTGTGGAGAGCTGGAAGCCATTGTTGGCTTAGGGCTCATGTACTCCCAGCTGCCCCATCACATTCTCTCTGAGGTCACACTAGAG GACATCAAGGAAAATAGAATCAAAGGGTTTGATTATTTATGCAGAGCATCAGAAGCAGGAGACCGTCCTTCCATGATTCTTGTTGCTAGAGCATTTGATACAGGCATGAACCTTCCTCCTGACAG ATGCCGGGACTGGAAGGAAGCCGTACATTGGTATGATTCAGCATTGAACATGACAGATTATGACGAAGGAGGGGAATACGATGGGACCCAGGATGAGCCCCGGTATCTACTCCTGGCAAGGGAAGCCGAGATGTTGATGACTGGAGGGTTTCATCTAGACAAGGACCCACAGAGATCAG
- the EEF2K gene encoding eukaryotic elongation factor 2 kinase isoform X1, whose amino-acid sequence MAEEDLIFHMECFDNTKPAKAVSGNYHDTDSEDDDNYYICPITDDPVANKAASDKVSNYYTNLMKNELNSSSASPRSSFDIKNGTQQHSKHGSAVDHSRQAWKHAIEKAKHMPDPWAEFHLEDIETENATRYRYNAVTGEWVEDEVLIKMASQPFGRGAMRECFRTKKLSNFLHTHNWKGAFNYVAKRYIETVNRDVYFEDVRLQMEAKLWGEEYNRHKPPKQVDIVQTCIIEMKNRVGKPLFHLEHYIEGKYIKYNSNSGFVRDDNIRLTPQAFSHFTFERSGHQLIVVDIQGVGDLYTDPQIHTEGGTDFGDGNLGVRGMALFFHSHSCNKICKSMGLTPFDLSTKEKDALFRSNKLLENAKTVLRGTEEKCGSSRVRTVSGSRPPLLFRLSETSGDESMSDVAFDSLPSSPSSATPHSHKTEHLNWPVFNEVDNLVHDGLDNQRDSENGGDSGYPSEKRSEQEDIDHREKGHSNCNRRHEPDEDSLGSSARVSVEKWNLYNASRVHIHRPSCVAVEVQRLNALELEKKIGKSILGKVHLAMVRYHEAGRFCEKDQEWDEESAIFHLEHAADCGELEAIVGLGLMYSQLPHHILSEVTLEDIKENRIKGFDYLCRASEAGDRPSMILVARAFDTGMNLPPDRCRDWKEAVHWYDSALNMTDYDEGGEYDGTQDEPRYLLLAREAEMLMTGGFHLDKDPQRSGELLTEAAEAAMQAMKGRLANQYYQKAEEAWAMMEE is encoded by the exons ATGGCGGAAGAAGACCTTATCTTTCACATGGAGTGCTTCGATAACACCAAGCCGGCGAAAGCAGTCTCTGGGAATTACCACGACACCGATAGCGAGGATGATGATAATTACTATATCTGCCCGATAACAGATGACCCTGTTGCAAACAAGGCGGCTAGTGACAAAGTCAGCAACTATTACACCAACTTGATGAAAAATGAGCTGAATTCATCCAGCGCTTCTCCGAGGAGTTCTTTTGACATCAAG AATGGCACTCAGCAGCATTCTAAGCATGGCTCTGCCGTTGACCATAGCCGG CAAGCTTGGAAGCATGCCATTGAGAAAGCCAAGCACATGCCTGACCCGTGGGCGGAATTTCATCTGGAGGACATTGAAACAGAAAACGCAACACGTTACAG ATACAATGCTGTTACTGGAGAGTGGGTCGAGGATGAGGTTCTGATCAAAATGGCTTCACAG CCTTTTGGCCGTGGAGCAATGCGGGAATGCTTCAGAAC gaaaaagttATCTAATTTTTTACACACTCATAACTGGAAAGGTGCCTTTAACTATGTTGCCAAGAGATACATAGAAACCGTCAACAGGGATGTCTACTTTGAGGACGTGCGACTCCAAATGGAGGCCAAGCTGTGGGGAGAAGAGTATAACCGGCACAAGCCCCCCAAGCAG GTGGACATAGTCCAGACCTGTATCATTGAAATGAAGAACAGAGTTGGCAAGCCTCTGTTCCACCTGGAACATTACATCGAGGGCAAATACATCAAGTACAACTCAAACTCAGGATTTGTGCGAGACGACAACATCCGCCTCACCCCGCAG GCTTTTAGCCATTTCACGTTCGAACGCTCGGGACACCAGCTGATTGTCGTTGACATCCAAGGAGTCGGAGATCTTTACACAGACCCTCAGATCCACACAGAGGGTGGCACAGACTTTGGCGATGGCAACCTAG GTGTGCGAGGGATGGCCTTGTTCTTTCATTCTCATTCCTGCAACAAGATTTGCAAAAGCATGGGACTGACACCTTTTGACCTCTCCACCAAAGAGAAAGATGCCTTATTTCGAAGTAATAAATTGCTT gAAAATGCTAAGACCGTTCTGCGAGGCACAGAAGAAAAATGTGGCAGCAGCCGTGTTAGAACCGTCTCTGGCAGCCGGCCTCCTCTGCTTTTCCGTTTGTCCGAAACCTCTGGAGATGAGAGCATGAGTGATGTGGCATTCGACTCGTTGCCCTCTTCACCTTCATCAGCGACGCCCCACAGCCACAAAACTGAACATCTTA ACTGGCCGGTATTCAATGAAGTGGATAACTTGGTTCATGATGGCCTTGACAATCAACGA GACTCTGAAAATGGAGGTGACAGTGGATACCCCAGCGAAAAGAGGAGTGAACAAGAAGACATAGATCACCGAGAAAAA GGGCATTCCAATTGCAACCGAAGACATGAACCTGATGAAGACAGTTTGGGCAGCTCTGCACGg GTCAGTGTGGAGAAATGGAATCTCTACAACGCTTCCAGAGTTCACATTCACAGACCCTCCTGTGTGGCGGTGGAAGTGCAGAGACTCAATGCCTTGGAGCTTGAGAAGAAAATTGGGAAGTCCATCCTTGGGAAG GTCCACTTGGCCATGGTTCGGTATCACGAAGCAGGCCGTTTCTGTGAGAAAGACCAGGAGTGGGACGAGGAATCGGCCATTTTTCACCTGGAGCATGCAGCTGACTGTGGAGAGCTGGAAGCCATTGTTGGCTTAGGGCTCATGTACTCCCAGCTGCCCCATCACATTCTCTCTGAGGTCACACTAGAG GACATCAAGGAAAATAGAATCAAAGGGTTTGATTATTTATGCAGAGCATCAGAAGCAGGAGACCGTCCTTCCATGATTCTTGTTGCTAGAGCATTTGATACAGGCATGAACCTTCCTCCTGACAG ATGCCGGGACTGGAAGGAAGCCGTACATTGGTATGATTCAGCATTGAACATGACAGATTATGACGAAGGAGGGGAATACGATGGGACCCAGGATGAGCCCCGGTATCTACTCCTGGCAAGGGAAGCCGAGATGTTGATGACTGGAGGGTTTCATCTAGACAAGGACCCACAGAGATCAG
- the EEF2K gene encoding eukaryotic elongation factor 2 kinase isoform X3 has translation MAEEDLIFHMECFDNTKPAKAVSGNYHDTDSEDDDNYYICPITDDPVANKAASDKVSNYYTNLMKNELNSSSASPRSSFDIKNGTQQHSKHGSAVDHSRQAWKHAIEKAKHMPDPWAEFHLEDIETENATRYRYNAVTGEWVEDEVLIKMASQPFGRGAMRECFRTKKLSNFLHTHNWKGAFNYVAKRYIETVNRDVYFEDVRLQMEAKLWGEEYNRHKPPKQVDIVQTCIIEMKNRVGKPLFHLEHYIEGKYIKYNSNSGFVRDDNIRLTPQAFSHFTFERSGHQLIVVDIQGVGDLYTDPQIHTEGGTDFGDGNLGVRGMALFFHSHSCNKICKSMGLTPFDLSTKEKDALFRSNKLLENAKTVLRGTEEKCGSSRVRTVSGSRPPLLFRLSETSGDESMSDVAFDSLPSSPSSATPHSHKTEHLNWPVFNEVDNLVHDGLDNQRDSENGGDSGYPSEKRSEQEDIDHREKGHSNCNRRHEPDEDSLGSSARVHLAMVRYHEAGRFCEKDQEWDEESAIFHLEHAADCGELEAIVGLGLMYSQLPHHILSEVTLEDIKENRIKGFDYLCRASEAGDRPSMILVARAFDTGMNLPPDRCRDWKEAVHWYDSALNMTDYDEGGEYDGTQDEPRYLLLAREAEMLMTGGFHLDKDPQRSGELLTEAAEAAMQAMKGRLANQYYQKAEEAWAMMEE, from the exons ATGGCGGAAGAAGACCTTATCTTTCACATGGAGTGCTTCGATAACACCAAGCCGGCGAAAGCAGTCTCTGGGAATTACCACGACACCGATAGCGAGGATGATGATAATTACTATATCTGCCCGATAACAGATGACCCTGTTGCAAACAAGGCGGCTAGTGACAAAGTCAGCAACTATTACACCAACTTGATGAAAAATGAGCTGAATTCATCCAGCGCTTCTCCGAGGAGTTCTTTTGACATCAAG AATGGCACTCAGCAGCATTCTAAGCATGGCTCTGCCGTTGACCATAGCCGG CAAGCTTGGAAGCATGCCATTGAGAAAGCCAAGCACATGCCTGACCCGTGGGCGGAATTTCATCTGGAGGACATTGAAACAGAAAACGCAACACGTTACAG ATACAATGCTGTTACTGGAGAGTGGGTCGAGGATGAGGTTCTGATCAAAATGGCTTCACAG CCTTTTGGCCGTGGAGCAATGCGGGAATGCTTCAGAAC gaaaaagttATCTAATTTTTTACACACTCATAACTGGAAAGGTGCCTTTAACTATGTTGCCAAGAGATACATAGAAACCGTCAACAGGGATGTCTACTTTGAGGACGTGCGACTCCAAATGGAGGCCAAGCTGTGGGGAGAAGAGTATAACCGGCACAAGCCCCCCAAGCAG GTGGACATAGTCCAGACCTGTATCATTGAAATGAAGAACAGAGTTGGCAAGCCTCTGTTCCACCTGGAACATTACATCGAGGGCAAATACATCAAGTACAACTCAAACTCAGGATTTGTGCGAGACGACAACATCCGCCTCACCCCGCAG GCTTTTAGCCATTTCACGTTCGAACGCTCGGGACACCAGCTGATTGTCGTTGACATCCAAGGAGTCGGAGATCTTTACACAGACCCTCAGATCCACACAGAGGGTGGCACAGACTTTGGCGATGGCAACCTAG GTGTGCGAGGGATGGCCTTGTTCTTTCATTCTCATTCCTGCAACAAGATTTGCAAAAGCATGGGACTGACACCTTTTGACCTCTCCACCAAAGAGAAAGATGCCTTATTTCGAAGTAATAAATTGCTT gAAAATGCTAAGACCGTTCTGCGAGGCACAGAAGAAAAATGTGGCAGCAGCCGTGTTAGAACCGTCTCTGGCAGCCGGCCTCCTCTGCTTTTCCGTTTGTCCGAAACCTCTGGAGATGAGAGCATGAGTGATGTGGCATTCGACTCGTTGCCCTCTTCACCTTCATCAGCGACGCCCCACAGCCACAAAACTGAACATCTTA ACTGGCCGGTATTCAATGAAGTGGATAACTTGGTTCATGATGGCCTTGACAATCAACGA GACTCTGAAAATGGAGGTGACAGTGGATACCCCAGCGAAAAGAGGAGTGAACAAGAAGACATAGATCACCGAGAAAAA GGGCATTCCAATTGCAACCGAAGACATGAACCTGATGAAGACAGTTTGGGCAGCTCTGCACGg GTCCACTTGGCCATGGTTCGGTATCACGAAGCAGGCCGTTTCTGTGAGAAAGACCAGGAGTGGGACGAGGAATCGGCCATTTTTCACCTGGAGCATGCAGCTGACTGTGGAGAGCTGGAAGCCATTGTTGGCTTAGGGCTCATGTACTCCCAGCTGCCCCATCACATTCTCTCTGAGGTCACACTAGAG GACATCAAGGAAAATAGAATCAAAGGGTTTGATTATTTATGCAGAGCATCAGAAGCAGGAGACCGTCCTTCCATGATTCTTGTTGCTAGAGCATTTGATACAGGCATGAACCTTCCTCCTGACAG ATGCCGGGACTGGAAGGAAGCCGTACATTGGTATGATTCAGCATTGAACATGACAGATTATGACGAAGGAGGGGAATACGATGGGACCCAGGATGAGCCCCGGTATCTACTCCTGGCAAGGGAAGCCGAGATGTTGATGACTGGAGGGTTTCATCTAGACAAGGACCCACAGAGATCAG